In Phyllopteryx taeniolatus isolate TA_2022b chromosome 5, UOR_Ptae_1.2, whole genome shotgun sequence, the DNA window CTTCGTTGATGGCCTCTTCCTTCTCTAACTCTTTGCCCTTCtttaatctgaaaggtggagaCAAAACACAATGCTAATCAAATCTACCGCATTTGATCAATATAAATAGTATTTGGATAAGTACAAAGGGAAAGACAATAGAAAGACAGGTACAGCTGACATTGAAAGAAGTGCCCACCTGTTCATGATAAACCTTGCCTGCCGTTTCCGTTTTATTTCTTCCACCTTCTTCATCGCTTCAACTACAAAAGGGACACGGGATGGTCAATTTGAGTGATAAAAGACAAACCACATTGTTACGAAATGAAAATATCtttacaatgatttttttttaagcatgatCATTTGGTCTTTGTTTTACTTAATAGCACAGCCCAATGTGTGTACAATCATTTGCGCAATCTCATGAGCGCTATATCAAAAATAATATACCTATTATTTTGACACTTGGCCCTTTTTGGAAGTCATTAGATTGCACAGAAGTAATTAATTAAGCTTGAGATAGGTAAGGGGTGGCAGTTATTTTTCCTTCACATATTCGTAATAGGTACTTTAGTAATTTGTGAACATGTGATCAGCAGAGCCTTGTTCACAGTTCGCAACTCAGAATTTCCTCCCGAAACAATTTGTACCATACCTGTCTTGTCCCACATCTCCCGGTTATATTTAACAGGTATATTTCTGCGTTTCTCAAACTCCAAAGAGTTATCCTGAAAGACACAAGATGAACGACATAAGAAATATGCTAATCTTGCACActatattgttaaatacttttaaCTCACCACTGTCAATTCCTTTCCAGCTGCCTTTCGGAATGCTTTGGTCCATCTGGTCTTTCTGGGATTACGCTTCTTCTTGAAATTCCTATGGCATTTTGATCTGCAGAATCTGAATGTCTACaattgtgtgtggggggggaaacAGTCAAATAAATATGTACCACAATAAGAATACCAAAAAATATGGAGCATAAAAAATCTTAGGGCAGCTACTCTTATAATTCCATCAGTAGCAAATAAtaggtgtgtttaaaaaaaaacatcaagagcAATATAATAAACTTTGATGAATATGAGTAATTGAAACTTACAATACAGGTGCATTTCAATCCGTTAGTATATTGAGGAAAACAATTTATGTGAGTAATACAAACCAAAGGTTATACTATTATGCACTATGCATTATATATGTCTGGTCTTCCCATGTCTAAGCCTCTAAAAGCCTCCAGTTAGGACAAACAAGACTTTTGAGGAGGACAAGAAAGTTCGATCATATTACCCCCAATTCTGGCCAACTTGCATCGGCTCCGGGTCTACTTGAGATACGAATTTTAGGTCCCGTTACTTACTCATGCAATATTACATGGGTTAGCACCCTTCTATCTCGCTGACTTAGTTGTATGGTATATTCCATATTAGGGGATGttgtcaaccattgctaactgTGGCCCtatgaagccctttgagactcttttgtgattaagggctttGCAAATAAAGTTGACTATGAATTCACTACATGTGAGTGAAATATATCAAGATTTCTTccaatatatttttcttaatttttatgattatagttcACAGCTAAGAAAAACCCAAAATTGACCAGTTCAtgaaattaaaatactgtatttattaattaattcagTCATCTTCCCAATAGCCGACAAAGCTCACATACATACATctagtggtatgcgaaagaatcagttcagttgtatttcacattttggcacaatacatttgcattaaaatattttacattttgtttttaaacttttatttaggtgcAGTCTGTATTTAATCTGTGTTCAATTGTTTCTTCCTATATTTATGTGCaatgttaatgttgaaactgtgcataatgttacagtggcttacaataatatcaaatatactTTTACGACTTCGTTCCTATGCCGGCTACCGACCAGAATGTGTAGGTAGATAGAAACACCTTAATGttctgcttctttttcttcttgcttAGACTTGATTTAGATTTCTTTTGATTCCTCAAAAATCCCGCTCTTGTTTTTCCCACTTTGTTGGTTGTTCCTATCTTATTACTACGGGTGTATATTCATATTGCCGTTATGACAATGTAGGTGTCAGTGGAATTTCCACATGTTTACCCTTAGGAGGCGCACGTTTCCAGGTGAAAAGCCAAATGTCGAGGAGCCTGCGCCAGTTAAATTCCTGGGCCCCACCCATCACATCGACGCATCAAAACGACCCCGTGGCAAGATCAAACGTTAACCGCCCACTAAAAACCGCGTCCACGTTAAAACATGTCCGAGTCCATCTCCTCGGCGTCagtcttattattatttgtttattcttaCAATCTTCGCTCGCTCTAAGCCCACGTGAGCGGGTCACATTAGCATGCTAGCTTTAGCCGAACACATGAGGGGCTGACAGAATGTTCGAACGCGACATGACTCGACTGTTGACGAGCAGAAATTGTGTCATACCTTGCAGTCATTTCGCACAAACATAACTCCGTGTCCCGGGTACACCGGACCCGAGCAAAAATAACACTTTTCGATGCGCATCTTCACAGCAAAAGTGCTGCGTGCTACGCGTAACAACAACAAGACCGCGCAGTCGCACACACTCACTGCACTTCTACTTCCGTTTCACAGACTGAGACACTGAACTGTTGATTGCAATACTTACTGCCCCCTGCTGGACATGTGCCTAAATACTGTACCCGCTCAGACAGACAAGCGAAGTTATGTAATGTAAGTGCAAAAATATGCAAGATTTAGGTATTATTGCATATGCTTCAAACCTcctgttatgtttgtttcttgtGTACACCAAAGATGATCATGAGTCAATGCATGATCAGCCGtaaaaaaatagtcataaaaatacagtatatattacaaataaaaatggataatagtatttgtgtaatattttgtgttttcataaTATTTGTAAAGACATAAAATGCCTCAATTACACATTTATAGCCCCCTTTAGTCCCTTGTGCCTCTGCCATATATGACAAATTATACAATATGCcaaatattatttaatatgcaatttgcaaatttaaaaaacaaaacaaatatactaATAATACTGCTGTAGAATGACCAGTTTCTCCATTTTCGCTATTTAGAGGTACATGTTTGAGTAAAATGGACATTTATGGTTTAGTCTATGAACTACTGAAAACGTAACTGTCAAATttgcaaatacaaatgtattttttagagCACTTTTTGCAATAtatgaaaaatggtcaaaatacccAAAAAGATCCAGTGTTTTTTGGTCTCTTACTGGTTTACAGTAACTTTGCTCTTAAACAGTTACTAACTCGCTCATACAGACACAGTGAAACCACAAGGTTTTTccaagaacatttttatttatcatttgtgATCATCTTGAGAGTATCAAAAAGTCAGATGCAACATTCCAACCCataaaatactttgttttgttgcactctttggataaaatgtgtattttggtATTCAAAAGCATggaaatcagaaaaaaacataaattaacaGTCAAGACTACTCACTAAGTCTACATTTGGCACCTGAGTCAAATCAGCAAATTAATCTGTGTCAACATttgtaattataataataaagaaaacaaaacaaaaaaactctgaACATGACATCGGCAATACTAACTTGGGGAAATGCTATCATGAAACTGGGACATGTAATTACCAATTCTAAATGAAACGTTTAGACCTAACTCTCATTAAGGTGAAATCAGAGCAGTTTTGAGAtctcaagtttttttgttttttttcaagaactgAGTGAAATGCCTTTCTACTAATCAAAACTTTTAAAATTATAGCACATCAAAATGCAAATTGTGTAAATGAACCCAAAGAAAATCACTAAATTAGAGACTTAAAGCTTCTTTGGTAACTATAATTTGTATTACAAAGATATAAAAAATTGATTATGTTGCTCTTCACACACATTGGGCTTCCATTTTGATAGTCAGAATCCTTCATTGTCACACCTGGACACCAAATACCATGGAGACCTTGGTAACAATTCCCCATACatcacatgggggggggggggggggcggtgggtcaGTGTTAGATGATGTGtgcctaaaaaataaataccatcaTCTGTCACTCATAAGACACACTGGATCAATAGTGTCTACCTCATCTCTCTGAGAATCAACTGAATGAATAGCCACACCAATCTGAGGAAGCAGACAACTCTTTGGATAATAGCATCGGCATCACCGCTGCACTTAGCAATGGTCGAGAAGGCAAACGCAACACAAGCCACAAGGACTTGCGCTAAAGCTTTCACCGGACCTAATTTTACACAGAGAAAAGCATTCAAACCACCATTCAGAGAGAAATTTACATCAACGACATGTAACAGTATTTTTGGCCAAGACACCCTTAATGTACATCGACCATATTTTTGGTTGCCTATTGTTACAAACTCTTTGGGTACAAATGTACCTGTCTTTGGATCAAGTATGCAAAGCCCTTTCAGTATTAAGGCCAAGGTAAAGCTTTGAGTTCAGTGCACTGAAAATGTCCAACATCTTATACAACCCAAATACTTTGACAATATCTAATGCACTTGTTTTCTTTCCCACCTCCGCAAAACAACGGGAAACAAAAGCTCTTTCAAccgtgaaaataaaaatgattccaaCAGAAGCAACAAGACGTGGCAATGACGTGGTTTCCACATAGTATGAGAGGGGAAAGGAGGTAGTCTTGGAAAAACAACGACTGAGGTAGACAATCAAACACCCCCTCAGCTCCAGtggaaaaacaaattaaatatgaacaaatggTCACAGCACATTCTTTAAAACATTCATCATGGGTGAGCTTTGGTTGAGGACAGACGATGCCACAAAGACCAACAGGTGgaacttaaacaaaaaaacaaaaaaaaaaggaaaaaaggaaccACAATGTTGTAATCAACATTCATACAAAGTCCTGAGGTAGATCTGAAGAAAATTCTAATTTTCCCCTTCACAgcagctgacttcctgttcatttgTGCCACAGGAAATAACCAGAGGGCTCAAACCAGGAAGCAAATGAGGTAGAAATGGTAAATGTTGGGCCGGGTCATAACTGGAGTGTTAACTGCCGTCCGAGGTGCAGCATGGCCGAGCTGCGTTGTGCCCTGAGAGATGGTAGCAAACGCGTTTCTCGTTTTCCACTTGGAAAGACAGCTTCGGCTCGGTTACAGCTGCATCATTGGGTGGCCTGAAAGATTCGGGTCTGGAGCTTTGGCTGGTCGACGGATTGCTCATCTCTTCGTTGCTTTCCTCGTTGGAGTAGCGTCCGGAGTCTCccgtctcttggctggcctcgCTGCTTTGAGAGCTCTCAACATGAAAGGGTCCAAAGATGATCTCCCGGGATGATGGAGGCAGAGGCGCAGAGCCTAAATGCTCCTCATACCGCAAAACAGTTTTGCCAGTCTCATACAAGCGGACCCTCCCCTCAACCTTCAGACAAGAACAAACACATCTCAAATGAAAGAAGAAAGGTGATTGATGAATGAGAGTGTGACGTGACACTACTTACGTCAATCTCGGTCGGAATGCTGACATCCCTGTTGAACAGCAGCCACTTCCTGCTTTGATTTTTGCTCATGAAAGGACACGCAGTATTTATCACCATATGAGAGCCACCCTGAAACACGTGAAAGTACATCATAATTCTgctttttaaatactgtaatgaCATCTCTAGAAGCTTTTTTGTTCCCCATCTCACTTTGGCGTCTATAAAGTTGGTACTCATCATGGGTATGAGGGCCTCAGGATTCTCTTCATAGCGCTCTTGAGGCAAAGACAACCCTTCACCAGGCGGCAGGGCAACAACTTTGTGGCTGGAAGATTTTCTACAAAAAATAATATGCAGTAAAAATGAAAGTTAATGATAGGGAAAGCAATCGTTTTGTAATTTGACAGTGACGACAGCGATTACCTTGGTCTCCCTTTACTGATGAGGATCAAGGCACACATTACAATGCAGGCCAAGGCGATGCTCACTCCAACAATGATCCCAGTCATGGATCTTTGGTCTATGTGGTAGAGGCCGtcagaaaagactgaaaaataaataacacagtCATTTAAAATTAAAGATAATGACAAGGGGagcgggacggtggacgactggttagcacatttgtttcacagttctgaggacccgggttcaagtccgccctcgcctgtgtgcagtttgcatgttctccctgcgcttgtgtgtgttttttccggggactccggtttcctcccacatcccaaaacatgcacggtaggttaactggcgactctaaattgcccgtaggtgtgaatgtgagtgcaaatggttgtttgtttacatgtgccctgcgattggctggcgaccagttcagggtgtaccccacctctcgccctgagtcagctgggacaggctctagcacgcccacgaccttagtgaggataagcggtaaagaaaatggatggatggatggatggatggatggataattaatagAGACAACCTTAACAATACAGTTATAATACTGCATGATAAAGTGTCACACATGACTGTAGCTGATGTTGTGGTGCCTTAATAATCATTTCCAGATATTATaacaacacattttaagaatatctattttttaaatgtaaatatttcaaatgatcAAAAGTGAGTTTGAGTATACgaacatatatttataaaataaacaagtaaAA includes these proteins:
- the rsl24d1 gene encoding probable ribosome biogenesis protein RLP24, producing MRIEKCYFCSGPVYPGHGVMFVRNDCKTFRFCRSKCHRNFKKKRNPRKTRWTKAFRKAAGKELTVDNSLEFEKRRNIPVKYNREMWDKTVEAMKKVEEIKRKRQARFIMNRLKKGKELEKEEAINEVKKNIHLIKAPHAGKPKQMEEKMLQKLQEDADMGDEDI